Proteins found in one Megachile rotundata isolate GNS110a chromosome 14, iyMegRotu1, whole genome shotgun sequence genomic segment:
- the Gyg gene encoding glycogenin 1 isoform X4, with protein sequence MGGYAWVTLATNDAYSLGALVLAHSLRRVGTKHELAVLVTPGVTETMRDKLSAVFSVVMEVNVLDSKDEANLALLARPELGITFTKLHCWRLTQYEKCVFLDADTLVVRNCDELFEREELSAAPDVGWPDCFNSGVFVYRPSQQTFASITAFAAAKGSFDGGDQGLLNMYFSDWAHKDISKHLPFIYNMCSTAVYSYLPAFKQFGDDVRIIHFIGITKPWLQYFDTLTGIVQPPVDSVHLQPLLQLWWNIFCEKVHPQLSPVMAGLAGALAQMTLGEPRSAEQIALEEHMRKQSWEQGHIDYMGRDSFDNIWKKICETLALAPPRLPSPPKETAKVAETTTNKTVESIKSTEAIEQIESTDEVDAKAAQVTTIRTEEQSLVNNVPITDSKTMIPKSAEKDEQAINTISSVTKNGKELSVSEETTINSLKMFEIKSENKAYDTLVDSPTQHSMQISREEVIDPDTLLKQDPRLTTISTVPADTVEIYQIEAAVNTKKIKQSDIKDEIHAKESSTAPEGLIVSPVPIQVAESVLQLEPKDSMPISQIMTQEILSSTATPIHITETKDRTHINGSGSLNNLIQNKNILSLSDTTTMKDIDAAIKLNELQSKSQETQQILPETEQIECTLTETQSTSDLTLTSSIAENVALPEKSPDKSLHQVTESTHKVREIESCPKELIQSIESPSECETTKTSQSQETPVRPSRTKELNVPSTSASKLTVQDSKDQEKVTKKVIKKSVAKSASEKEPIETTEGDISEKKAVKKVVKKVAKKTKPKSEEVLDDGADNSSSSKQKKTVKVVKKSTKISQTSGTDTVAPETSSPSTSITPIPPKRKAKPITKKSDIE encoded by the exons GATACGCTTGGGTTACATTGGCCACGAATGATGCTTATTCTTTAGGAGCTCTAGTTTTAGCACATTCTTTACGTCGAGTTGGTACCAAACATGAATTGGCTGTTTTAGTTACTCCAGGAGTAACGGAAACAATGAG ggACAAATTGTCAGCAGTTTTTTCTGTAGTAATGGAAGTAAATGTACTTGATTCAAAAGATGAAGCTAATTTGGCACTTTTAGCTAGACCAGAATTGGGTATTACATTTACTAAATTGCATTGTTGGAGATTAACTCAATATGAGAAATGCGTTTTTCTCGATGCAGATACCCTT GTTGTTAGAAATTGTGATGAATTATTTGAAAGAGAAGAACTATCTGCTGCCCCGGATGTGGGTTGGCCTGACTGTTTCAATTCTGGTGTATTTGTATACAGACCATCGCAACAAACTTTTGCTTCTATTACTGCCTTTGCTGCTGCTAAAGGTTCATTTGATGGTGGTGACCAAGGTTTACTAAATATGTATTTTAGTGATTGGGCACATAAAGACATTTCTAAACATCtaccatttatttataatatgtgCTCTACCGCTGTATACTCATATCTTCCTGCTTTCAAACa ATTTGGGGATGATGTTagaataatacattttattggtATTACAAAACCATGGTTACAGTATTTTGATACGTTAACTGGTATTGTTCAACCACCAGTGGATTCTGTACATTTGCAGCCATTGTTACAATTATGGTGGAACATCTTTTGTGAAAAAGTGCATCCCCAGTTATCACCTGTTATG GCTGGTCTTGCTGGTGCATTAGCTCAGATGACATTAGGTGAACCCAGAAGTGCTGAACAAATTGCATTAGAAGAACATATGCGGAAACAAAGTTGGGAACAGGGACACATTGACTATATGGGCCGTGATAGTTTTGATAATATTTGGAAGAAGATCTGTGAAACACTTGCTCTTGCACCTCCGCGATTACCATCTCCTCCAAAA GAAACAGCGAAAGTTGCGGAAACTACAACTAATAAGACTGTTGAATCTATTAAATCGACTGAGGCTATTGAACAAATTGAATCTACAGATGAAGTGGATGCAAAAGCTG ctcAGGTGACAACCATTCGTACTGAAGAACAATCTCTAGTTAACAATGTTCCTATAACAGACAGTAAAACTATGATACCTAAATCAGCAGAGAAGGACGAACAAGCTATTAATACAATATCTTCGGTCACAAAAAACGGGAAAGAATTATCAGTATCAGAAGAAACAACAATCAATAGtcttaaaatgtttgaaataaaatcaGAAAACAAAGCATATGATACATTAGTGGATTCTCCTACACAACATTCAATGCAAATATCTCGTGAAGAAGTCATAGACCCTGATACACTATTAAAGCAAGATCCGCGGCTGACAACTATATCTACAGTACCAGCTGACACAGTTGAAATTTATCAAATCGAAGCTGCTGTAAATACTAAGAAAATAAAACAATCTGATATTAAAGATGAAATACATGCAAAAGAATCATCAACTGCTCCTGAAGGTCTGATAGTCAGTCCTGTACCAATACAAGTTGCAGAATCTGTTCTTCAATTAGAACCTAAGGACTCCAtgccaatttctcaaataatgACACAAGAAATTCTTTCCTCTACAGCAACACCTATCCACATAACTGAAACAAAAGATAGAACACATATAAATGGTTCAGGTTCTTTAAACAACCTTATACAAAATAAGAACATATTAAGTTTAAGTGATACTACAACAATGAAAGATATTGATGCTGccattaaattaaatgaattacaatcaaagtcacaagaAACTCAACAAATTTTACCAGAAACAGAACAAATAGAATGTACTCTTACAGAAACACAATCTACTTCTGATCTTACATTAACTTCAAGTATTGCAGAGAATGTAGCATTACCAGAGAAAAGTCCTGATAAAAGTTTACATCAGGTAACAGAATCAACACATAAAGTGAGAGAAATTGAAAGCTGTCCAAAAGAATTGATACAATCAATTGAATCTCCATCAGAATGTGAAACAACtaaaacatcacaatcacaagaaACTCCAGTTAGGCCTTCAAGAACAAAGGAATTAAATGTACCTTCAACGAGTGCTTCAAAACTTACAGTGCAAGATTCAAAGGATCAAGAGAAAGTAACAAAGAAGGTTATAAAAAAATCTGTAGCAAAGTCAGCATCTGAAAAGGAACCTATAGAAACAACTGAAGGTGATATCAGTGAGAAGAAAGCTGTAAAAAAAGTAGTGaaaaaggttgcaaaaaaaacaAAACCAAAATCAGAAGAAGTACTGGATGATGGTGCAGATAATAGTAGTTCtagtaaacaaaaaaaaactgtaaaagttgttaaaaaaagtacaaaaatttcacaaacttcTGGTACTGATACAGTTGCTCCTGAAACTTCATCACCCAGTACTTCTATTACTCCAATTCCACCTAAGAGAAAAGCAAAGCCCATTACTAAAAAATCTGATATAGAATAA
- the Gyg gene encoding glycogenin 1 isoform X2 yields the protein MRDKLSAVFSVVMEVNVLDSKDEANLALLARPELGITFTKLHCWRLTQYEKCVFLDADTLVVRNCDELFEREELSAAPDVGWPDCFNSGVFVYRPSQQTFASITAFAAAKGSFDGGDQGLLNMYFSDWAHKDISKHLPFIYNMCSTAVYSYLPAFKQFGDDVRIIHFIGITKPWLQYFDTLTGIVQPPVDSVHLQPLLQLWWNIFCEKVHPQLSPVMATSTLAPIWHKFSPIPFESFIPKSPIYAEVQDKTQSDIHLGSADFSEFKDPWENYCVEDNKIEQYYSTIDNSSSISVLNDEYNYLNSVQHICESRPEHNREMYHNQEYNEYNNTPSHTQHYHNQEQYNEFINENEQHSFFHSKDISKDQSDNWQSQCSIEKYIPVHSTPNYYSSESQHQHTDSQYISQSLFENSNKSLSKEVNNQHNRSYVDHQSNHYHMYDNINTKQSIHHEQKNQNFYCNEQINLELTKQKSLNVKLDHDQAVKNNIICQNNLPAIEQNIEQNVEQNENKYITDKQTVTPISTIPYPVSKPCTDFHNVASQSDSHIMEDINNSNAGLAGALAQMTLGEPRSAEQIALEEHMRKQSWEQGHIDYMGRDSFDNIWKKICETLALAPPRLPSPPKETAKVAETTTNKTVESIKSTEAIEQIESTDEVDAKAAQVTTIRTEEQSLVNNVPITDSKTMIPKSAEKDEQAINTISSVTKNGKELSVSEETTINSLKMFEIKSENKAYDTLVDSPTQHSMQISREEVIDPDTLLKQDPRLTTISTVPADTVEIYQIEAAVNTKKIKQSDIKDEIHAKESSTAPEGLIVSPVPIQVAESVLQLEPKDSMPISQIMTQEILSSTATPIHITETKDRTHINGSGSLNNLIQNKNILSLSDTTTMKDIDAAIKLNELQSKSQETQQILPETEQIECTLTETQSTSDLTLTSSIAENVALPEKSPDKSLHQVTESTHKVREIESCPKELIQSIESPSECETTKTSQSQETPVRPSRTKELNVPSTSASKLTVQDSKDQEKVTKKVIKKSVAKSASEKEPIETTEGDISEKKAVKKVVKKVAKKTKPKSEEVLDDGADNSSSSKQKKTVKVVKKSTKISQTSGTDTVAPETSSPSTSITPIPPKRKAKPITKKSDIE from the exons ATGAG ggACAAATTGTCAGCAGTTTTTTCTGTAGTAATGGAAGTAAATGTACTTGATTCAAAAGATGAAGCTAATTTGGCACTTTTAGCTAGACCAGAATTGGGTATTACATTTACTAAATTGCATTGTTGGAGATTAACTCAATATGAGAAATGCGTTTTTCTCGATGCAGATACCCTT GTTGTTAGAAATTGTGATGAATTATTTGAAAGAGAAGAACTATCTGCTGCCCCGGATGTGGGTTGGCCTGACTGTTTCAATTCTGGTGTATTTGTATACAGACCATCGCAACAAACTTTTGCTTCTATTACTGCCTTTGCTGCTGCTAAAGGTTCATTTGATGGTGGTGACCAAGGTTTACTAAATATGTATTTTAGTGATTGGGCACATAAAGACATTTCTAAACATCtaccatttatttataatatgtgCTCTACCGCTGTATACTCATATCTTCCTGCTTTCAAACa ATTTGGGGATGATGTTagaataatacattttattggtATTACAAAACCATGGTTACAGTATTTTGATACGTTAACTGGTATTGTTCAACCACCAGTGGATTCTGTACATTTGCAGCCATTGTTACAATTATGGTGGAACATCTTTTGTGAAAAAGTGCATCCCCAGTTATCACCTGTTATG GCCACCAGCACATTGGCTCCAATTTGGCACAAATTTTCTCCTATACCGTTTGAATCCTTTATTCCAAAAAGTCCTATTTATGCAGAAGTACAAGACAAAACACAGAGTGATATCCATTTAGGATCAGCAGATTTTTCAGAGTTTAAGGATCCGTGGGAAAACTACTGTGTAGAGGATAACAAGATTGAACAGTATTATTCAACAATTGACAACTCTTCATCTATATCTGTGTTAAATGATGAATATAACTATTTAAATTCTGTTCAACATATTTGCGAATCACGCCCTGAACATAATAGAGAAATGTATCATAATCAAGAGtacaatgaatataataatactcCATCACATACTCAACATTATCATAATCAAGAACAATATAACGAATTCATTAATGAAAATGAACAGCACTCTTTTTTCCATTCTAAAGACATTTCTAAAGATCAATCAGATAATTGGCAAAGTCAATGTagtattgaaaaatatataccTGTACATAGTACTCCAAATTATTATTCTAGTGAATCTCAACATCAACATACTGATTCTCAATATATTTCTCAAAGTTTGTTTGAAAATAGTAACAAATCATTATCAAAAGAAGTAAATAATCAACATAATAGATCTTATGTTGACCATCAAAGTAATCATTATCACATGTACGATAATATCAATACTAAACAAAGTATACATCATGAgcaaaaaaatcaaaatttttattgcaacGAACAGATTAATTTAGAATTGACAAAACAGAAATCCTTAAATGTTAAACTTGATCATGATCAAgctgtaaaaaataatataatttgtcaAAATAATCTTCCAGCTATTGAACAAAATATTGAGCAAAATGTTGAACAAAATGAAAACAAATATATCACAGACAAACAGACTGTTACACCGATATCTACTATTCCTTATCCTGTTTCCAAACCTTGTACAGATTTCCATAATGTAGCATCGCAATCTGACTCACACATAATGGAAGATATAAACAATTCAAAT GCTGGTCTTGCTGGTGCATTAGCTCAGATGACATTAGGTGAACCCAGAAGTGCTGAACAAATTGCATTAGAAGAACATATGCGGAAACAAAGTTGGGAACAGGGACACATTGACTATATGGGCCGTGATAGTTTTGATAATATTTGGAAGAAGATCTGTGAAACACTTGCTCTTGCACCTCCGCGATTACCATCTCCTCCAAAA GAAACAGCGAAAGTTGCGGAAACTACAACTAATAAGACTGTTGAATCTATTAAATCGACTGAGGCTATTGAACAAATTGAATCTACAGATGAAGTGGATGCAAAAGCTG ctcAGGTGACAACCATTCGTACTGAAGAACAATCTCTAGTTAACAATGTTCCTATAACAGACAGTAAAACTATGATACCTAAATCAGCAGAGAAGGACGAACAAGCTATTAATACAATATCTTCGGTCACAAAAAACGGGAAAGAATTATCAGTATCAGAAGAAACAACAATCAATAGtcttaaaatgtttgaaataaaatcaGAAAACAAAGCATATGATACATTAGTGGATTCTCCTACACAACATTCAATGCAAATATCTCGTGAAGAAGTCATAGACCCTGATACACTATTAAAGCAAGATCCGCGGCTGACAACTATATCTACAGTACCAGCTGACACAGTTGAAATTTATCAAATCGAAGCTGCTGTAAATACTAAGAAAATAAAACAATCTGATATTAAAGATGAAATACATGCAAAAGAATCATCAACTGCTCCTGAAGGTCTGATAGTCAGTCCTGTACCAATACAAGTTGCAGAATCTGTTCTTCAATTAGAACCTAAGGACTCCAtgccaatttctcaaataatgACACAAGAAATTCTTTCCTCTACAGCAACACCTATCCACATAACTGAAACAAAAGATAGAACACATATAAATGGTTCAGGTTCTTTAAACAACCTTATACAAAATAAGAACATATTAAGTTTAAGTGATACTACAACAATGAAAGATATTGATGCTGccattaaattaaatgaattacaatcaaagtcacaagaAACTCAACAAATTTTACCAGAAACAGAACAAATAGAATGTACTCTTACAGAAACACAATCTACTTCTGATCTTACATTAACTTCAAGTATTGCAGAGAATGTAGCATTACCAGAGAAAAGTCCTGATAAAAGTTTACATCAGGTAACAGAATCAACACATAAAGTGAGAGAAATTGAAAGCTGTCCAAAAGAATTGATACAATCAATTGAATCTCCATCAGAATGTGAAACAACtaaaacatcacaatcacaagaaACTCCAGTTAGGCCTTCAAGAACAAAGGAATTAAATGTACCTTCAACGAGTGCTTCAAAACTTACAGTGCAAGATTCAAAGGATCAAGAGAAAGTAACAAAGAAGGTTATAAAAAAATCTGTAGCAAAGTCAGCATCTGAAAAGGAACCTATAGAAACAACTGAAGGTGATATCAGTGAGAAGAAAGCTGTAAAAAAAGTAGTGaaaaaggttgcaaaaaaaacaAAACCAAAATCAGAAGAAGTACTGGATGATGGTGCAGATAATAGTAGTTCtagtaaacaaaaaaaaactgtaaaagttgttaaaaaaagtacaaaaatttcacaaacttcTGGTACTGATACAGTTGCTCCTGAAACTTCATCACCCAGTACTTCTATTACTCCAATTCCACCTAAGAGAAAAGCAAAGCCCATTACTAAAAAATCTGATATAGAATAA